GAGGGGCTACGCGTGGTGATTGGACAGTCACCTGTTCTTCATTCAAGTGCTAATGTGGTGTGTTGTTCTGTTAACTGATGCATCGCCGTGAGACATTCATGGTCACCAGCAGATAACTTCACATGCCTTTGGGGAAACCCTGAAGGTCCCATTCATCGGGTGAAGCATCTCAACATCTCCATAAATGCATCATACACTGAGACATGGTCAAGCCCCAAAAAGAAACGGAGCCGCCGGACAGTCCAATTCACGTTCAGCTCTTCATGCTTGCCGGGGAATTCAAACTGTGACACGCAGATGACTGATGAAAGCCGACGAACATCCCTAAAGCTCTTCTTGTGGTTTTGCAGATAGCAGACGCGGCCAAGACGTCCTCTCAGGCCGATGACTTGTACCTGGACGACGTGGGCTCAGGAGGTTACTACCCCGAGGACGATGACGACTTCAACTCGGGGTCCGGCTCAGGTAAGAACCAAGTGTATGCGCCAGAGGTGTGATGATGGCGTTCACTTCCAAGTCTTGACGCTAAGACcgcctcgctctctttctctcactcgtTGCGAGATCGCTCTGTTGCCCCGACCGCCGTAGGCAAGTGTGCAAACTTGACATGTCTTTCTTTATTAGCTCCTCCTCCCCACTTGCTTTGAGCACCCTTTGCGGCGCTCATTCATCGGTCACAAGTAGCTCGTCTGGGCGAGAGAGTCGTGAAGCTGCAGTGAGGGTGTCGTGTAAGGTGACAGGCGAGAGGACTGTGATCAATAGCCCCTCCAATACTGTATATGCACCTTACTACTCTGCTGTTATCTATTCTAGAGGAGAATCAAGCTGTAAATAAAGCATTCAAATGAACTCCACAGAGCATCAGTAACTccatatagaaaaaaaaaacgcatcatAGTCATCATTATTCCGCTGTTTGTCGACCTCTTTCTCCAAGGTGGagcggaggaggtggtggatgaAAAGGTGAATGTCAGTGTGGTTTATATCGAGCCCAAAGCAGCGGAGCCCACCAAGGACGCCACCAAAGATTTCACGCCCAAGGTGGAGACGCCAACGCTCAGTGAGAGCAAGCCCAGGAAACCCGTCAGAACAGAGGTAGGTGGCGCTGCTCGACCCGTGCTCAATCACATAGTCTAATACAGCCTGATATATCGGGCCCACTAAATATTCAGAACAGTATAAACTATAAACTCCTTACACTTTAAAACAATTGAGAGCAAGAAATGCTCTGCACTTTTCAAAAATTAAACTTTGGTTGAATAGATAAAAGCGTTTCAAAATAACTTGATCCAGATATGCAGCTCTACTGATATGTGTTCGGTTAGCTGATGTATCATTTAGGCTCTTGTTAATATACTATTTCTCCTAAATAAATAGCATATTTTTCACAGTTTTAAACTGTATCTTTCAGTAGTAATTCTGTGTTTCACAGCGTATGTGATCCTGCTGATGTACCGACATGTGTTTATGATCCACCTGAGCATCCTTAAATCCCACCATCACTccttaaacatttaaatacactGAGTGTCATCACATCCAGGAACATTTCACTCTGGCTTCCTGCTTCGCTATATAAGACATTTGCAATCACATTGGCTCATTTGTCTTAACTCAACAGAGAGCGacacagcagctctgtgtgtcTTCAGCTGATCAAGTATGTCATCAAATCCTGCGTAATACTCTGCGGGCCATGAGGTTGCCTTCAGGATCAAGTGCTCACGTCAATTCTCAATGTTTTCGCTCCATTGCAAATGATGGAGGATTACATCTCTCTTGGACTTAATCACATATTCTGGAAGCATCCACTTCTGTGTGATGCCTTCTTACTGTACTCTGCTGGATACTGCATCTGTCGGGGGGATTAGTCGTCAAGGTCTCAACCCCCTAAGCCAGGCGCACCTGACCTTGTTCCACCCTCTCCCCTTCTTGCTTTTGTTAAGGCCTTTTTGGTACTTTGATACTTTATACTGTTATtgggaaaatgaaaacatgagaTACATGAGACCGCAACCACTCCAGATAATTTGCATCTTTTCCAAAGACTCCCCGAAAAAGCATTTCTTTAGCTGCTTCTATGAGCCTTGCACTACTCTTTTGGGGCAATCTGGATGTGTTCCATCCTTTCTTTGGCAAACCTCTCCAGGCTTCACCAGCAGGTTTCATTCTGGTCCCCATTCTCCTTCGTTGCCTGGAATGCTAAGTGCACCCGTGAAACCCACCCTTTATAGGAACACTTTTGGGAATTCACTTATTCAATACTCAAGTCTGTAGGTTCAATATTGAGCTGGTATCAGTCAGTTAGCTcatcttagcttagcatgcagaTTTTAAACAAGGAGACAGCTGTCAAAAGGTTTTAAATCCAAAGatcacaaataaacatgttgTATTGCGGTTATTTATATCTTGTTTGTTGTGCCTCTGTTCTGAATTCAGGCGCAAAGAAATTCCACAAATAACTCggtgtaaaagcccaaattgttctttcttttgttcacTTTTGAAAAGGGTTGAAGAGCCGCTGGTAGATTTCCTACCTTTCAACAGAGCCtctcttaatgctaagctaagggATCTGGCTGTATTTCCTACTGAACTTGTCCTAACATATCTCTTCCTCAGATGGTAACGGCAGTGAGGAATTTGCGGTTAATGCCATGACAACGGAACGAACACAAGTCCTTCAAACACACCGAGGAGGAATATGAGAGCGTGAAAGTCAGTAAACGTTGATTAACCTTCCATTCTGTTTTCCCTCCTCATCCAGGCCCCGGTGCCCGTTACAGAGGAGACGCAGAGGAACCAGATGACTAGTACGACTAGTGCCCCCGGCGCACCCCAGGACCCCATCGAGGTCCGCACCGAGAACCTCTTCCAGAGGACGGAGGTGCTGGCAGGTATGCGTCACATCAAACTGCATCCCACCTAtggttgggtaccgagaaccggtaccaATACAGCACCGGTTCCTACACGACCGGTACCCACCGCAACGCATCGCAGGTTTGGGTGCTTGatttcggttcctgagccgattgaaacactttatttacactCTCTGATGACACGGTCCTCGCCTCCCGTGTGGCAAGCTGACGAATGATGGCATTTCGTTGGATTTttttcgtctttattttacgcagcaaagcgttgactaaacgtagaaataataataaattctatcacacggtagataaacaACATGCTCTTGTGCTTAATGCAgctctgtgttgcacctgctgaaTTCATGACATCAATACATGGAGACAAACAAGAAGTCAATCCAACATGAATACCattcaatatgttacatatctttagttcctgcacaatgagcatgaatctaattCTAAtctaattaaatgtaaaattccaatgaaataatatatacacgTCATGCTCTTATAGAGGGGAAACTCgagttactaaactgtaaacagtttatatattgttcatagtttggagttaaaaagtgtttttttatacGTTTCTATTTGCAGTattgtttaaacagttaatctaGTGTTCAATTTGAAGAACATTTTTGCCTTGGCAtttcaattattgttttgtccttAAATAGGCACCGGtatcggaaaaaaacaaacgatACCCATCCCTGATCCCACACTACAGGCGGGTTGGCTTACTCCTACTTCTCAGCACCTCTTGGCATTTGCTTCTTATTTATATTATAGAAAGTTTAGACAGCGTGCTtgccaaaatgtcaaatatgcCTTTAATACTTGAGCTCTTAAGGGAAGTATCTTTTCAGtttaatattttacaaatacatcTTTTGATGCATTTTAGAAGCGTTCATTTAATTTTCCTTCCAACGCTTCTCAAGTTCTCCTACGTTCCAACGTGTGGGGATATTTATGGTAAACCGCgaaatcttgaaaaaaaaaaaggagataatTTCCCCCATGTCTCCCACCTAATCCACTTCTCcaaagtaatgtttttttaatgaactccATCTGCATCTCTCTGTGGGACCTTGCATGATTCAGAGCGTGGTGGGTGTTTCAAGTGTACCGCTTTGAATTCATGCAACAGGGCAGAATTATCTGACTGGGAATCTCTGTGATGCCTACGAATCGGAGGCGACACTGATTGGCACCTCGCTCTCACTTTGTTGTGATCCATCTGGTGTTGACAGCAGGGCCGGCCTGTGCAGGAAACTATGATGTCCCTCACAGTGGCACAATGGGGAGTTAGGAGCATtagtgaggagaggggggggggggggtaggtatGTTACCGATGCCCTGTTTACAATGTGTCGTTAGCATTGATGATTCAGAAAGAAACAGTGAGAGAAAAGCTCTCTGCGAGCTTAATTTATCAGAGCAAAGATTCTCCTGTAGACCTTAATCCCAACGACGTCCTCTGTGTCGTCATGAAGTGTGGCCTCCACAGTTATTCTAGTCACGCAGGACTCACTATGTACCAGTCATCTGAATGTGACAGTAACGTCTATACCGCGTTAAAGTGATGGACTATATGTCCATTGTGATAAATTGAGTGCTTCCCCATTGACAGGAAGTATGGGCATCGATTTCACCCGAGACAGTTGGCACTTTCCCCCCATCTAGCCCTCAATATTTATGGTTTGCTGGGGAATTGAATTAGTATTGAAATGTGTTGCATTGGATTTCCCAAGACATCTCACTTCAGATTATCTATTATCAATAAAGGAATACGCTTCTATGATCCATCTCGGCTCACCAGTGCTTTCTTAAGGACGTTAACACACGTGGACACACGAGCACACTTTGATGGTTCCCtttccttcctgtctctgcgcgcgccccccccctcccccccccaacccacagCTGTTATTGCAGGCGGCGTGATCGGCTTCCTGTTTGccatcttcctcatcctcctcctggtgTACCGCATGAGGAAGAAGGACGAGGGCAGCTACGACCTGGGAGAGAGGAAGCCCTCCGGCGCCGCCTACCAGAAGGCCCCAACCAAGGAGTTTTatgcatgaaaatgaaaaaaaaaacatcccgcCGTCAGATGGAAAGATCGCGAGTGACTGTCAAAACCTCAGTCCACGGCAACGGAGAAACAACGACAGAATGTTCTTCAAGTTGATTAAGGAAAGAAAATAGCATAAAGGAAAGCTTTTGCATAGAGTATTGTAATtatgatctttttctttttcttaaaaaaaaaataagaaaaacaattgaaaacCAAGCATTTCTCATTTTATGGCAAATCTcagtgtatttaaacattttgtgtattatttgaaaaaacgctgaaaaaatagaaaaccgGATGTGTAAAGGCGAGGGATCGGTTTCTAGTCGCTGACTACTTTTAATTGTAGCAGTATGTTATTTGTAAtgaaaaaacaagttaaaagtGGAAATAATTGAATATAATTATTCTGTATCAATCCtactttcagttttttttgtcctAGCATGGCTGTTGTTGATCTCTAAAGGTGTATTACATTAATTTATCTTAtttctctgttttaaaaaaacaaaacaaattgccTTTGTAGTTTTGATGAAGCTCTCCTGTCTCCATATTAACGCTGTTAACGGTAAATGTTAacattaatgttaatgttaatgtaaatGTTCCCCCTTCAGGTTCCAATGTTTATTATTTGCTCTCGCATCAGTTTTTTAGTGAGCGTTTCATCATGTCctcttcatttgtttgttctcttttcattgtagcctttattttctctcttctttagACAGCATTTCTTATTTGCATACCACAAACAGGTCTTTGAATAGATACATTCAGCGCGTCATGgctcgaggaaaaaaaaaaaaaagatcttgttTCTGCTTGACGTCCAGCCGCACCTCTTTTCTATTTAAgctctttttttcacagtgcATATCCACTGCCACTCTAGTTCCCCCCCCTAACCTCCCTCGCTCCCACCCTTTTCCTCCCGTTGGAGCGCGTTCAGTCAGGTGGTCGCCCCTGTCCCAGATGCTCTGGGCCCTCACATCTGCTCACCAAAGGGCCCCCACGTGTAAAGCACACACCTTTGCAGCAAACATCACTCggggaaaacaaagaaagaagaagaactccCACCCGGGTTGGTAAATAAAGCTGCCGCTCCTGTTTTCTGTCCAGTGGAGCCGAGTTTAGCCGACACGAGGCCACGTAgccacaataatgaaaacaccGCTAGAATGTTTATATTCTTGCGTTACGTCTACACAAACCTGCTCTGGAGGGACGTGGGAGTTTTGTCCAGCAGGTTTGTGAAGTtgccttttaaatattttttttaagctgtaCAGTAGACTGCGTAGATGGTGTCACATGGTCCGAACTCCTAACACCATCCACCTGAAGTTGTGCGTCTCCTTCCTTGGATGGACCTGTGATGTAGACTCATCCTCAGTCTCTTCATCCCTGTTGTCCACTACTCACCTCATATAGAATCAACGGTACTGAACTATACTGAAAAACCCAAAGACTCACAGTATTCCTactctcagacccccccccccggccccacacacacaccacatggcCACATCATGTTTTTACCTCCTTCTCTTGTTCTTCACGCttttagtttcttttctctttttttcttcttctctctattAGAGACCTGACCTTTGAGTCCAATTGCTTATTAGTACATGaaaagatatataaatatatataaatgtatattcacaAATGTTTTAAACCTTCAAAGTGCCTACCATTTGGAAATGTACTTGCTCAAGGTGAGCACGAGGCGGGTGTGCACACGGCGGAGGGGTGTAACCGACTTGACTGGCATTCTGTGAGCATAGGTGACTGTAATGGTAACTTTTTTTTAGTCTTACAAAAGCTGACAGTATTGTACCTATAAGTTGAAACAACACTACTGAATAAACATTGTGGCCTAATATCCAACCGCTTGTtatgttacttttttttgttttttccttcattaaCTGTTGAGGGTTGTGTCACCAAGACATTTAATGAATTATTCCCATCCATGCAAACAACACAGTAGTATAGAGTCTATAacacagtagtagtagtagtagtagtatggcTGTCAACATTGCTGTTGGAGAAAATGATGGTTGGCCACAGCTTTAACAACTTCATTTGCCTACTCTGTTTGTTAGAAAAGCAAGTAACAGCATTTTATTTATGCTTCAGAGATGCTGGTAGAGGCAGATTTGTTAAACTTTAGGCAGCTGGCAGTCTCCCCTTGCCTCTGGCCTGCATGCTAAACTGAGCTAATCGCCTCCTGGCTGCAGAGCTAACAGAAAGGCACTAGTGAGCGgaatcaatcttctcatctaagTCTGAAAAAAGGGATTAATCACCTTTTATAGAAtgtttcaatattttaaaacctCAGCATTGTACTAACTTTTAGGGTGTCATGGTGTCATAATTACAGGAAGCGTTTTTTCTTCTATTCCATTATGAGTAGATTCAGGCAAATATTCCTCCTGGGAGCTATTACCAAGTGTTTTGTCTAAGAATTTGAAAACAGGCGCCTTGCTTCACGGCTCATTAatctcttttttaaaatctccatCAAAGTGCTTGTTTGGTTAATTATTCAAAGGTTAGACTTTCTTACCCTCGAGCCAAAATCACCGCAAAGCACAGCTGAcctcaaaaaaagagaaggctTTCTCTGTATTTATAGATGGAAGACTTTAAgacttcaaaaaaaaatgtaggccTGCCTTTAATGCTGTGGAGCATTCGCTCTCTTAACCTTACTTGGAGTATGAGGGGATTATCAACGTGCAGATGAGTAATCTGGATGTGGGTTACGTGGTCCACCATATCATTTTAGTGACCTAATCTCCCCTCGTTACAGAGGCAGATTAGAGTAACGGCAGGGATTAATCTCACGCGGGATTGAGTGAACCGGCAAACAAGGGAGGCTGAAAGTGAAGCTCCACGCAAAACTCTCAGGGGACGACCGGTCTAATCTCACCCACAGCTTTGCTGATTTAAAGCTATCACATAAAACACTTGTAACCCAACGCCCAGATGATGCTTGTTAAAGAACATGCATGGAATATCCGCCTTCCTGACATTTGATCGAGACTCACTCTGTGATTTTACATGCTGCTTCATCTCAATGGAGTTATTCATACTCAAAAAGCCTTCATGTGTGCAAAGACCCACCTTGTGATGTTATCTTTGATGATGACAAAGGGGCAGAGGAAGTGAGAGTGCACGCATCGTTGCATATTCttaaagtttgtgtgtgtgtgtgtgtgtgtgtgtgtctgcacaagTGGGTTCTTGTGCGTgtctgctcctcttttgtgtaacctgaggggaggaggactggtGGGGACGGGATGAAGCTGCCCCGTGCTGA
This genomic interval from Pungitius pungitius chromosome 17, fPunPun2.1, whole genome shotgun sequence contains the following:
- the sdc2 gene encoding syndecan-2; protein product: MRSVWIILTLGLAVFLSGERIADAAKTSSQADDLYLDDVGSGGYYPEDDDDFNSGSGSGGAEEVVDEKVNVSVVYIEPKAAEPTKDATKDFTPKVETPTLSESKPRKPVRTEAPVPVTEETQRNQMTSTTSAPGAPQDPIEVRTENLFQRTEVLAAVIAGGVIGFLFAIFLILLLVYRMRKKDEGSYDLGERKPSGAAYQKAPTKEFYA